From a region of the Panicum virgatum strain AP13 chromosome 2K, P.virgatum_v5, whole genome shotgun sequence genome:
- the LOC120673624 gene encoding glycine-rich RNA-binding protein 7-like, with product MGKQKIVLKLPLDDERKKRKAFKAAVGMNGVTSATMEGDKIIVVGDGVDPITLTTMLRRSLGYAELLSVSSGDDKKKGDGYGYGGGMMYSGGGGMGYGGGFGGGKEGKEGKEGKESGGKGGGGGGYGQYQAVAPVSYPAYQQYNAMPSYPVYSYPPYPQQEQDPGCSIM from the exons ATGGGCAAG CAAAAGATTGTGCTCAAGTTGCCCCTGGATgacgagaggaagaagaggaaggcctTCAAGGCAGCCGTTGGCATGAATG GTGTGACATCCGCCACGATGGAGGGCGACAAGATCATCGTGGTCGGCGACGGCGTGGACCCGATCACGCTGACCACGATGCTCCGGCGCAGCCTCGGCTACGCGGAGCTGCTCAGCGTCAGCTCCGGcgatgacaagaagaagggAGACGGATacggctacggcggcggcatGATGTacagtggcggcggtggcatgggctacggcggcggcttcggtggtggcaagGAGGGAAAGGAAGGAAAGGAGGGCAAGGAGAgcggcggcaagggcggcggcggcggtggctacgGCCAGTAccaggcggtggcgccggtcTCGTACCCGGCCTACCAGCAGTACAACGCGATGCCGTCCTATCCTGTCTACTCCTACCCTCCTTACCCGCAGCAAGAACAGGATCCTGGATGCAGTATAATGTAA